A genomic window from Nicotiana sylvestris chromosome 11, ASM39365v2, whole genome shotgun sequence includes:
- the LOC104227155 gene encoding pentatricopeptide repeat-containing protein At4g30700 has protein sequence MYMNFSRISYAYKMFDEITERDGVLWNTMVSGLVKNCCFEESIRVFGDMVARGMRFDSTMLAVVLTAVAELQELRNGMSIHCLVVKMGYHSHEYVLTGLISLYSKCGDVSAAKLLFRMIREPDLISCNAMIAGFCFNNENESSVRLFRELLVQGEKVNSSTIVGLIPLSCPFGHLNLISSIHGFCVKSGMVSNPSVSTALTTVYSRLNEMELARRLFDESPQKSLASWNAMISGYAQNGLTEMAISLFREMQKLDIHPNPVTITSILSACAQLGTLSMGKWVHDLIKKEKFESNIYVLTALVDMYAKCGNIEEARQVFDSIGEKNVVTWNAMISAYGLHGRGREALVLFDEMLDSGVSPTGVTFLCVLYACSHAGLVEEGEKLFHSMIHDHGIEPLSEHYACMVDLLGRAGKLENALEFIYRMPLEPGAAEWGALLGACMVHKNMDLARLSSDKLFALDMGSVGYYVLLSNIYSADRNYFQAASVRKVLKNKNLAKTPGCTLIEVNGHQHVFTSSDQSHPQAAPIYAKLEELMEKMREAGFHAETSTALHDVEEEEKELMVKVHSEKLAIAFGLLTSEPGTEIRIIKNLRVCVDCHNFTKFVSKVTDRVIVVRDANRFHHFKDGECSCGDYW, from the coding sequence ATGTACATGAATTTTTCAAGAATTAGTTATGCGTATAAGATGTTCGATGAAATTACTGAACGAGATGGTGTTTTGTGGAATACAATGGTTTCTGGGTTGGTGAAGAATTGCTGTTTTGAGGAGAGTATTCGGGTTTTTGGCGATATGGTTGCAAGGGGGATGAGGTTTGATTCTACTATGCTGGCTGTGGTACTTACGGCTGTTGCTGAGTTGCAGGAGTTGAGGAATGGAATGTCGATACATTGTTTGGTTGTTAAAATGGGTTATCATAGTCATGAGTATGTTCTTACTGGTTTAATTTCTTTGTATTCGAAATGTGGTGATGTTTCCGCGGCTAAATTGTTGTTTAGGATGATAAGAGAGCCGGATTTGATCTCGTGTAATGCGATGATTGCTGGTTTCTGTTTTAATAATGAGAATGAATCTTCGGTGAGGTTATTTAGAGAATTGCTTGTTCAGGGGGAGAAAGTTAATTCAAGTACCATTGTTGGTTTGATTCCTCTTTCTTGTCCTTTTGGACATCTGAACCTCATAAGTTCTATCCATGGGTTTTGTGTGAAATCTGGGATGGTCTCAAATCCTTCAGTTTCTACTGCTTTGACTACAGTTTACAGCCGACTCAATGAAATGGAATTGGCTCGGAGGCTCTTTGATGAATCCCCACAAAAAAGCTTAGCTTCATGGAATGCCATGATATCTGGTTATGCCCAAAATGGGTTGACAGAAATGGCTATATCTCTCTTTCGTGAAATGCAGAAGTTGGACATACATCCAAATCCTGTCACAATCACGAGTATACTTTCTGCATGTGCTCAACTTGGAACATTAAGTATGGGAAAATGGGTCCATGACTTAATAAAGAAAGAGAAATTTGAGTCAAACATTTATGTATTAACGGCTTTAGTTGACATGTATGCAAAGTGTGGGAACATTGAGGAGGCGCGGCAAGTATTTGACAGCATCGGGGAGAAAAATGTGGTTACTTGGAATGCCATGATTTCAGCTTATGGTCTCCATGGACGTGGTCGAGAAGCACTGGTGTTGTTTGATGAAATGCTTGATTCTGGAGTTTCCCCAACCGGCGTCACTTTCCTTTGTGTATTGTATGCTTGTAGCCATGCCGGCTTAGTAGAAGAAGGTGAGAAATTATTCCACTCTATGATTCATGATCATGGCATTGAGCCTTTATCTGAACATTATGCCTGCATGGTGGACCTTTTGGGCCGAGCTGGAAAACTAGAAAATGCATTGGAATTTATTTATAGGATGCCTCTTGAGCCAGGTGCAGCCGAGTGGGGTGCATTACTCGGTGCATGCATGGTCCACAAAAATATGGATTTGGCTCGCTTGTCTTCGGATAAGTTATTTGCGTTGGACATGGGAAGTGTTGGATACTATGTTTTACTTTCAAACATCTACTCAGCAGACCGTAATTATTTTCAAGCTGCTTCAGTTAGGAAAGTTCTTAAGAATAAGAATCTAGCAAAGACCCCTGGGTGCACTTTAATTGAGGTTAATGGACACCAGCATGTCTTTACATCCAGCGACCAGTCACATCCTCAAGCAGCGCCTATTTATGCAAAGCTGGAGGAGCTGATGGAAAAGATGAGGGAAGCTGGATTTCACGCCGAGACCAGCACAGCGTTGCatgatgttgaagaagaagagaaggagttGATGGTCAAAGTTCATAGTGAGAAGTTAGCTATTGCTTTTGGGCTTTTAACATCTGAACCTGGAACTGAAATCAGAATCATCAAGAACCTAAGGGTTTGTGTGGATTGCCATAATTTCACCAAGTTTGTCTCCAAGGTTACGGACAGAGTTATTGTTGTAAGGGATGCCAACAGGTTTCATCATTTCAAAGATGGAGAGTGTTCCTGTGGGGATTATTGGTAA
- the LOC104227154 gene encoding AUGMIN subunit 8, translated as MDVYESKVALQKQNSTLEKNNGNIRRPRTREVSSRYRSPTPSAASSGVRRCSSPNVTRTGTTTSTMFLPKRAISAERKRPTTPSSPTSTTSRPSTPVQDTSAEELLSRKLGGNRLPESLWPSTMRSLSVSFQSDTFSLPVSKREKPVSHALCDRTLRPSSNVVQKQGETPPASRKATPERRRSPLKGKNSADQAENSRPVDSLNARLVDQHRWPSRMGGKVSSGTMNRSVDLSDKNSKIAPISRSVTPSLRRLSLDGYTKPLQKSSSDLLSLVSSDDRVKGRVLSVDDSSLSMQKSTSSSSLERTVQGNPVARSQTVSAPGSRLPSPNKASVISSAASRGVSPSRTRSVPSTPSRGPSPSRIRPSSPSRQPKTSTSVLSFIADIKKGKKAANHIEDVHQLRLLYNRHLQWRYANARSDAALHAQKLQAEKTLYNVWRNTSDLWASVIKKRTALQQLKLKLKLFAVLNEQLTYLDEWASIERDHTSSVSHAIQDLQACTLRLPIIGQAKGDIESVKEAVCSAVDVMQAMGSSMRFILPRVEGMNCLVSELADVAAQERAMLDECEALLASTAAMQVEEYSIRSHLIQLKQAWRSDEQLILGN; from the exons ATGGATGTGTATGAATCAAAGGTAGCATTACAGAAGCAGAATTCAACATTGGAAAAGAACAATGGAAACATCCGTAGGCCAAGAACCAGAGAAGTTAGTTCTAGGTACAGGTCACCTACTCCATCAGCAGCATCCTCTGGCGTTAGACGTTGCTCTTCTCCAAATGTCACAAGAACTGGAACTACTACATCAACAATGTTCTTGCCTAAACGAGCCATATCGGCTGAAAGGAAACGCCCCACCACGCCTTCATCACCTACCAGTACTACATCACGACCGTCAACACCTGTACAGGATACATCTGCGGAAGAATTGTTGTCCAGAAAGTTGGGAGGTAATCGATTGCCAGAATCGTTGTGGCCCTCAACAATGAGGAGTCTCAGTGTTTCGTTTCAGTCGGATACCTTTTCTTTACCTGTAAGTAAGAGAGAAAAACCTGTTTCTCATGCTCTATGTGATCGTACTTTGAGGCCCTCATCAAATGTAGTGCAGAAACAGGGCGAAACACCTCCTGCTTCTCGAAAGGCGACACCTGAGAGGAGGAGGAGTCCATTGAAGGGAAAGAATTCTGCTGATCAAGCAGAGAATTCTAGGCCAGTTGATAGTTTAAATGCTCGATTAGTTGATCAGCATCGATGGCCAAGTAGAATGGGTGGGAAGGTATCATCTGGTACTATGAACAGAAGTGTTGATCTGAGTGATAAGAATAGTAAAATTGCGCCAATTAGTCGCTCAGTCACGCCTTCCTTGAGGAGATTATCATTGGATGGTTATACCAAACCGTTGCAAAAATCTTCCAGCGACTTGCTGTCACTAGTATCATCCGATGATAGAGTAAAAGGTAGAGTTCTGTCAGTAGATGATAGTTCACTTTCAATGCAGAAGTCCACATCTTCGAGTTCATTGGAAAGAACAGTACAAGGGAATCCAGTAGCTAGATCTCAGACTGTTTCAGCTCCTGGATCACGACTTCCGTCACCGAATAAGGCATCTGTTATATCATCCGCTGCATCTCGAGGAGTCAGTCCATCTCGAACAAGATCAGTCCCAAGTACACCATCTAGAGGGCCAAGTCCTTCTCGGATAAGACCATCTAGTCCATCTAGACAACCCAAAACCTCTACTTCTGTCCTCAGCTTTATTGCAGATATTAAAAAGGGGAAGAAGGCAGCTAACCACATAGAAGATGTTCATCAGCTGAGGCTATTGTATAATAGACATCTCCAATGGCGGTATGCTAATGCCAGGTCAGATGCAGCATTGCACGCGCAGAAACTTCAAGCAGAG AAAACATTGTACAATGTCTGGAGGAATACGTCGGATTTATGGGCTTCTGTTATTAAAAAGAGAACTGCACTCCAACAGCTGAAGCTGAAGTTGAAGCTTTTTGCAGTCTTAAATGAACAG CTCACCTACCTTGATGAGTGGGCTTCAATTGAAAGGGATCATACCAGTTCAGTATCCCATGCTATACAAGATCTACAGGCATGCACTCTCCGTCTTCCAATAATTGGACAAGCAAAG GGTGATATTGAAAGTGTTAAGGAAGCTGTTTGCTCAGCTGTTGATGTAATGCAGGCAATGGGATCCTCCATGCGTTTTATATTGCCTAGG GTGGAAGGGATGAACTGCCTGGTTTCTGAACTTGCTGACGTGGCAGCTCAAGAGCGAGCCATGCTGGACGAATGTGAAGCCTTGTTGGCCTCAACAGCAGCTATGCAG GTAGAAGAATATAGCATTAGGTCTCATCTTATACAATTGAAACAAGCTTGGAGAAGTGATGAGCAGCTGATACTTGGGAATTAG